Below is a window of Brachyspira hampsonii DNA.
GGCATATTCGCTTGATTCCTGAGCACTAACAAAATAAGCCTCAAAACCTCTAGCACTTGTACTGAATGAAGCATTCGCATGCACACTTACAAATAATGCATTTTTAGATTTATCAGTATTTATTTTAGCAGCCTCATTTGCTATCTTAAAGCGATCTTCAAGTGTAGGATATATATCATTAGTACGCGTTAAGACTATTTTTACATCGGGAAGTAATTCTTCTAACTCTTCTTTTAATTCTAAAGAAAAAGATAGAACCACATCTTTTTCAAATAATTTATTTACTCCAATAGCACCGGGGTCTTTTCCGCCATGTCCGGGATCTATAATTATTGTAGATATAGTTTTTTCATTAAATTTACTTACCGCAGGATTAAAAGCTTCTTTCAAATCCTCCACTTTTATATTTAGATTATTTAGTTTTATTTTATCATTATTTTGTGCATAAACTAAATAAGTATTAAACAGAGCTAATACAATAATGAAAAATAATGTTATTCTTCGTCTTCTTTTATCTCCTCTGAATAACCGCAATCTTCCTTGATACAAACTTTAAACAATCCTTTGTTTTTAATATTCTTCTCAACCATCAGTCCGCCGCATTTAGGACAAGGCTCCTGAAGAGGTTTATCCCAGCTTACAAAATCGCATTTAGGATAATTGGAACATCCGTAGAATTCTCTTCCTCTTTTTGATCTTTTTAAAGTAATATCTCCGCCACATTTAGGACATACTCCGAAAGGTATTCCTTTAGTATTTTTACATTCAGGAAATCCGGAACATGCTATGAAATATCCGTATTTTCCAAGTCTTTTAATCATTTTCTTGCCGCATTTCTCGCATACAAAATCTGTTTCTTCATTGAAAAAGTCTTTCATATTGTTAATATTTTCAGTAGCTGTTTTCAATGTATCCAAAAAATGAGGATAGAATTCTTTTAATATATTATTCCATTCTATATTATCGTCTTCTATTTTATCAAGTTTACTTTCCATGTCGGCTGTGAAATTAATATTTACAAGTTCTGGGAAGTTTTCGCTTATAAGTTCATTAACAAGTTTTCCCAATTCTGTAGGTATTAACTGTTTTCCTTTTCTCTGTACATAATGCCTTGATATTATTGTTTTGATAGTAGGAGCATAAGTAGAAGGTCTTCCTATTCCAGATTCTTCTAATATTTTAACGAGCGAAGCATCTGTATATCTTGGAGGAGGCGTAGTGAAATGCTGCTGAGGATTATTTTCAACAAATTCACATACATCATCTTTTGATAAATTAGGCATTTTTGAAGCCTTTTCTTTATCTTCTTTATCTATTGTAAGAACTTTCATAAATCCGTCAAATTCTATTTTTGAGGAAGAAAGTGAAAACTCACAGTCTCCTGCTGTTATTATCGCTCTTGTATTTTTCATTTTTGCAGGAAGCATTTGAGAAGATACAAATCTCTCCCATATAAGTTTATACAGTTTATATTGATCTGTTTTTAAATATTCTTTTATAGTGTCAGGTGTTAAAAATACATTAGTAGGTCTTATAGCTTCGTGTGCATCCTGAGCATTCTTTTTTACTGAGTATGTAGGGGCTTCTGCAGGTAAATAATTACTTCCATACTCTTTACCTATAAACTCTCTTGCCTGTTCCTGAGCTACAGGAGATATTCTTACACTGTCAGTACGCATATAAGTTATTAAACCTGTTGCCTCTCCTGCAATGTCAACACCTTCATAAAGGGATTGAGCTACCTGCATAGTTTTTGAAGCACTGTATCCTAATGCACTGCTTGCCGCCTGCTGAAGTTTACTTGTTGTATAAGGAGCTCCAGGATTTCTTAATCTGTCTTTTATTTCTATACCTGAAACTGTGTATGTTTTATCTTTAAGATACTCCATTATATCTTCAACATCTTGTTTTGTTTTTAAATCTGGTTTTTCACCTTTATATTTTTGAAGGTCTGCTAAAAACTCTTTATTTTTATGCTTTAAAAATACTCCGAATGTCCAATATTCTACTGGTACAAAAGTTTCAATTTCATCTTCTCTGTTGCATATTATAAGCAGAGCAACATTCTGTACGCGTCCTGCTGAAAGTCCTCTTTTAATCTTATCCCAAAGCAAAGGACTAAGATTATAACCAATAAGTCTGTCTAATACTCTTCTTGCCTTTTGTGCATTTACCTTTGAAATATCTATGTCTCTAGGCTTATCAATGGCCTCCTTTAATGCATCTTTAGTTATCTCATGAAAAACTATTCTCTTTATAGGTACAGCAGAATTAACACCTCTTATTTTATTTCCTATATGCCAAGCAATGCTTTCTCCTTCTCTATCATCGTCGGCTGCTAGTAAAACTTCTTCTGCCTTTTTAGCTTCTTTTTTTAAATCATTTAATATTTTAGCTCTTCCTCTTATTGTAATATATTCTGGTTCAAATCCATGATCAACATCTATAGCTAGTCTGCTTCTAGGCAAATCTATTAAATGCCCCATTGATGACATTACAAGATAATCAGAGCCCAAATATCTATTAATAGTTTTAGCTTTTGCTGGAGACTCCACTATAACAAGTTTTTTCTTTTTTGATTCTTTCCTGCCCCTTTTAGCTGGTGTTTTTTTTGCTTTTTCTTCTGTTATTGTATTAGACATAGTTAAATCTCCTTATTTTATATCCTAAAAAGTTATATATAATTAATATTTATT
It encodes the following:
- a CDS encoding N-acetylmuramoyl-L-alanine amidase family protein; this translates as MYQGRLRLFRGDKRRRRITLFFIIVLALFNTYLVYAQNNDKIKLNNLNIKVEDLKEAFNPAVSKFNEKTISTIIIDPGHGGKDPGAIGVNKLFEKDVVLSFSLELKEELEELLPDVKIVLTRTNDIYPTLEDRFKIANEAAKINTDKSKNALFVSVHANASFSTSARGFEAYFVSAQESSEYARAVSMFENDALVKFDNIDTSKYENDSSQITHNYMLVEQYQKESKLLAESITEEVLKISGVARRTRPVQNALFYVLKGAVMPSTLIELGFITNPTDAKLMNTKETRLKMVKATARGIKQYIELFEKTKGFTK
- the topA gene encoding type I DNA topoisomerase; the encoded protein is MSNTITEEKAKKTPAKRGRKESKKKKLVIVESPAKAKTINRYLGSDYLVMSSMGHLIDLPRSRLAIDVDHGFEPEYITIRGRAKILNDLKKEAKKAEEVLLAADDDREGESIAWHIGNKIRGVNSAVPIKRIVFHEITKDALKEAIDKPRDIDISKVNAQKARRVLDRLIGYNLSPLLWDKIKRGLSAGRVQNVALLIICNREDEIETFVPVEYWTFGVFLKHKNKEFLADLQKYKGEKPDLKTKQDVEDIMEYLKDKTYTVSGIEIKDRLRNPGAPYTTSKLQQAASSALGYSASKTMQVAQSLYEGVDIAGEATGLITYMRTDSVRISPVAQEQAREFIGKEYGSNYLPAEAPTYSVKKNAQDAHEAIRPTNVFLTPDTIKEYLKTDQYKLYKLIWERFVSSQMLPAKMKNTRAIITAGDCEFSLSSSKIEFDGFMKVLTIDKEDKEKASKMPNLSKDDVCEFVENNPQQHFTTPPPRYTDASLVKILEESGIGRPSTYAPTIKTIISRHYVQRKGKQLIPTELGKLVNELISENFPELVNINFTADMESKLDKIEDDNIEWNNILKEFYPHFLDTLKTATENINNMKDFFNEETDFVCEKCGKKMIKRLGKYGYFIACSGFPECKNTKGIPFGVCPKCGGDITLKRSKRGREFYGCSNYPKCDFVSWDKPLQEPCPKCGGLMVEKNIKNKGLFKVCIKEDCGYSEEIKEDEE